From one Catenuloplanes nepalensis genomic stretch:
- a CDS encoding mechanosensitive ion channel family protein, translating to MAPVTPNPSPSDLVPSIDASCETDRLCKQLLDLGVNGWIAEGGYWVIIKPLRILAIIAVAMLIRFLIARAISKLVTTTSNTAMPSILKPLHEKVPPALLDTGTVFPERRRQRAEAIGSVLRSFVTAIVLGVATLMILGELGFNVAPLLASAGIVGVALGFGAQSLVKDVLAGLFMLIEDQYGVGDTVDLGEAIGVVESVGLRVTTVRDGRGVLWYIRNGEVIRVGNKSQGWAMVVIDMPIGFVNSEEATAVLREAAAAVAADPELATGLLEPPDVIGVEQVTVDGAVIRTVAKTTADGQLTVSRELRRRLTEALETSGIAERIAAARLFPRPASPPAGGADAGRGGAT from the coding sequence ATAGCCCCAGTGACACCCAACCCGTCCCCCTCCGACCTCGTGCCGTCCATCGACGCCAGCTGCGAGACCGACCGGTTGTGCAAGCAACTGCTCGACCTCGGCGTCAACGGCTGGATCGCCGAGGGCGGCTACTGGGTGATCATCAAGCCGCTGCGGATCCTGGCGATCATCGCGGTCGCGATGCTGATCCGATTCCTGATCGCCCGTGCCATCAGCAAGCTGGTCACCACCACGTCCAACACGGCGATGCCGTCGATCCTGAAGCCGCTGCACGAGAAGGTGCCGCCCGCGCTGCTGGACACCGGCACGGTCTTCCCGGAACGGCGGCGGCAGCGGGCCGAGGCGATCGGCTCGGTGCTGCGCAGCTTCGTCACCGCGATCGTGCTCGGCGTCGCCACGCTGATGATCCTGGGCGAGTTGGGCTTCAACGTGGCGCCGCTGCTGGCCAGCGCCGGCATCGTCGGCGTCGCGCTCGGCTTCGGCGCGCAGAGCCTGGTCAAGGACGTGCTGGCCGGCCTGTTCATGCTGATCGAGGACCAGTACGGCGTGGGTGACACGGTCGACCTGGGCGAGGCGATCGGCGTGGTCGAGTCCGTCGGCCTGCGCGTCACCACGGTCCGCGACGGCCGCGGCGTCCTGTGGTACATCCGCAACGGTGAGGTCATCCGGGTCGGCAACAAGTCGCAGGGCTGGGCGATGGTCGTGATCGACATGCCGATCGGCTTCGTGAACAGTGAGGAGGCCACGGCCGTGCTGCGCGAGGCGGCGGCCGCGGTCGCGGCGGACCCGGAGCTGGCCACCGGCCTGCTGGAGCCGCCGGACGTGATCGGCGTGGAGCAGGTCACGGTGGACGGGGCGGTCATCCGGACCGTCGCGAAGACCACCGCGGACGGGCAGCTCACGGTCTCCCGCGAGCTGCGGCGCCGGCTGACCGAGGCGCTGGAGACCTCGGGGATCGCGGAACGGATCGCGGCGGCCCGGCTGTTCCCGCGCCCGGCCAGCCCGCCGGCCGGTGGCGCGGACGCGGGCCGCGGCGGCGCCACCTGA
- a CDS encoding HNH endonuclease: MPDIRPTVGSGALVLNVTYEPLCVVSVRRAAILILSGKAALVTDGDGILHSARDEIPVPSVIRLTRYVRVPYRTHVGLSRRAIFARDGWRCAYCRGPAQTIDHVFPRSRGGMHAWENVVAACAKCNHTKGDKTPAELGWRLHGGAPAAPKGQAWRVLGHRLPDPRWADWLDLPMPEAETAAA; this comes from the coding sequence ATGCCTGACATACGACCCACGGTGGGCTCCGGAGCGTTGGTGCTCAACGTGACTTACGAGCCGCTGTGCGTCGTCTCAGTGCGTCGAGCCGCGATTCTCATCCTTTCGGGGAAGGCCGCCCTGGTCACGGACGGGGACGGCATCCTGCACTCCGCCCGCGACGAGATCCCGGTGCCGTCCGTGATTCGTCTCACCCGCTACGTGCGTGTGCCGTACCGCACTCATGTCGGGCTGTCCCGCCGCGCGATCTTCGCCCGCGACGGCTGGCGCTGTGCGTACTGCCGGGGCCCGGCGCAGACCATCGACCACGTGTTCCCCCGCAGCCGCGGTGGCATGCACGCCTGGGAGAACGTGGTGGCGGCCTGCGCCAAATGCAACCACACCAAGGGCGACAAGACCCCGGCCGAGCTGGGCTGGCGGCTGCACGGCGGCGCACCGGCCGCTCCCAAGGGCCAGGCCTGGCGCGTCCTCGGCCACCGCCTCCCCGACCCCCGCTGGGCCGACTGGCTCGACCTCCCGATGCCCGAGGCCGAGACCGCCGCGGCCTGA
- a CDS encoding class F sortase — protein MGARRYSPLARHAGVRFPPAAGLPGRHRTPEPPVPAAARPVAPPAYPRRGLDLGFLAVALLVVGVFAAGAGLGQLTGVRMPSWFDRPGAPPPREFPVLDASRPTRVTIPAIRVEAPVRQVGLAADGSIDVPPPGEHDVTGWYEDGPTPGEFGSAVIVGHVDSRTGPSVFARLPDLRDGDTIEVSREDRTTAVFRVLSVELFDKARLPVDRVYADFTRPHLRLITCGGRWTGGTAGYRDNVVVFATLTGTKDH, from the coding sequence GTGGGCGCGCGCCGCTATTCGCCGCTGGCCCGGCACGCGGGCGTGAGATTCCCACCGGCCGCCGGGCTGCCGGGCCGGCATCGCACCCCGGAGCCGCCCGTGCCGGCCGCCGCGCGGCCCGTCGCGCCTCCGGCGTACCCGCGAAGGGGTCTTGACCTGGGGTTTCTGGCCGTCGCGTTGCTGGTGGTGGGCGTGTTCGCGGCCGGTGCCGGGCTCGGGCAGCTGACCGGCGTGCGGATGCCGTCGTGGTTCGACCGGCCCGGTGCGCCGCCGCCGCGCGAGTTCCCGGTGCTGGACGCGAGCAGGCCGACCCGGGTGACCATCCCCGCGATCCGGGTGGAGGCGCCGGTCCGCCAGGTCGGGCTGGCCGCGGACGGCTCGATAGACGTGCCGCCACCGGGCGAGCACGACGTGACCGGGTGGTACGAGGACGGCCCGACGCCCGGCGAGTTCGGCTCCGCCGTGATCGTCGGCCACGTCGACAGCCGCACCGGCCCGTCCGTCTTCGCCCGGCTGCCCGACCTGCGCGACGGCGACACCATCGAGGTCAGCCGCGAGGACCGGACCACCGCGGTCTTCCGGGTGCTCTCCGTCGAGCTGTTCGACAAGGCGCGCCTGCCGGTCGACCGGGTCTACGCCGACTTCACCCGCCCGCACCTGCGCCTGATCACCTGCGGCGGCCGATGGACCGGCGGCACCGCCGGCTACCGCGACAACGTGGTCGTCTTCGCCACCCTGACCGGCACGAAGGACCATTGA
- the ctaJ gene encoding aa3-type cytochrome oxidase subunit CtaJ: MDPLEVALIFVVAPLAVVGVLAALTLPGNRRKEKRYRPGRPFEFTPVWFLSSPGQLAGRLAITSSTPAGDDAAANPHGPTGGASDRW; encoded by the coding sequence GTGGATCCGTTAGAAGTCGCGCTCATCTTCGTTGTCGCGCCGCTCGCCGTCGTCGGCGTCCTGGCAGCACTGACGCTGCCCGGCAACCGCCGCAAGGAGAAGCGTTACCGGCCCGGCCGGCCGTTCGAGTTCACCCCGGTCTGGTTCCTCTCCTCGCCCGGTCAGCTGGCCGGGCGGCTCGCGATCACCTCCTCCACCCCCGCGGGCGACGACGCCGCAGCGAACCCGCACGGCCCGACGGGAGGCGCAAGTGACCGCTGGTGA
- a CDS encoding DUF5130 family protein, which produces MTHLDHPGGETLAADEQPDVLDGPFSTRQLLHIDEALRIADRETGLTFSVYVGDLADPQRAAAEKLHGQLADPDRSVLIAFSPNQRILEVVTGAEARRRIPDRDAKLACLSMAAAFAGGDLAGGVIHGLDQLATHAGRA; this is translated from the coding sequence CTGACCCACCTCGACCACCCGGGCGGGGAGACGCTGGCCGCCGACGAGCAGCCGGACGTGCTCGACGGCCCCTTCTCCACCCGCCAGCTGCTGCACATCGACGAGGCGCTGCGCATCGCGGACCGCGAGACCGGCCTGACGTTCAGCGTCTACGTCGGCGACCTCGCCGACCCGCAGCGCGCCGCGGCCGAGAAGCTGCACGGCCAGCTCGCGGACCCGGACCGGTCCGTGCTGATCGCGTTCTCGCCGAACCAGCGCATCCTCGAGGTCGTCACCGGCGCCGAGGCCCGCCGCCGGATCCCGGACCGGGACGCGAAGCTGGCCTGCCTCTCCATGGCCGCGGCCTTCGCGGGCGGCGACCTGGCCGGCGGCGTGATCCACGGCCTCGACCAGCTCGCGACGCACGCCGGTCGCGCCTAG
- the pepN gene encoding aminopeptidase N, which translates to MRNLTQVEAAERARVLDVTSYDIGLDLTGDVSFRSVTTVEFTAREPGATTFIEVAAERLHTATLNGEPVDTSGWSAERGLTLSGLAAENTLVVEAEFPFSHSGQGLHRSVDPVDGEAYLYSQFETADAQRVYAAFDQPDLKSVYTWHATVPAHWRVVSNMPIDREEPAGEGTKTVHFQRSARMSTYITALTAGPFHEVQFEHDGIGMGYFCRASMARYFDVDDLHRVTVQGFDFFHEKFGIRYPLPKYDQVWVPEFNAGAMENFGCVVHAEDHYIFRSQVTDFEYEQRANTILHELAHMWFGDLVTMRWWNDLWLNESFAEWASHWCNAEATRFSDAWTTFLSVRKNWGYRQDQLSSTHPVYCEMPDLEAVEVNFDGITYAKGASVIKQLVAYVGLDPFLAGLRSYFAAHAWGNATFDDLLSELESSSGRELRKFAAQWLETAQVNTLRPEVGIAADGTYTSVAVLQEAPADYPTLRTHHIGVGLYDVRDGKLIRRQIVEVDIAGERTELTELTGLPAADVLLLNDDDHSYAKLRLDERSMDTVVHHIGGLDSSLARALVWAAAWDMVRDAELSTRDYIALATSGLPNEQDINLITATLRQAATAIASYADPGWAPTGWAQLAGTAREALAVAEPGSGFQLAWARAYASASRSAEDLAVLRGWLTGQNVPAGLTIDTEFRWSLLQTLIAKGAAEAEEIDAELANDRTAGGEREAALARALLPTAENKARVWAELTSPQPLPNWRNRALLQGFQHPAQAELTAPYADRFFAEAATVWASRDSESAQDFALFAYPSYQITEATVAATESWLAGTGQPAGLRRLVAEGRDGVVRALAARAKDRG; encoded by the coding sequence GTGCGCAATCTCACCCAGGTCGAGGCGGCCGAGCGTGCCCGCGTGCTGGACGTGACCTCGTACGACATCGGTCTCGACCTGACGGGCGACGTCTCGTTCCGGTCGGTGACCACCGTCGAGTTCACCGCCCGCGAGCCCGGCGCCACCACGTTCATCGAGGTCGCCGCGGAGCGCCTGCACACGGCCACGCTCAACGGCGAGCCGGTGGACACGTCCGGCTGGTCCGCCGAGCGCGGGCTCACGCTGTCCGGCCTCGCGGCGGAGAACACGCTGGTGGTCGAGGCCGAGTTCCCGTTCTCGCACAGTGGCCAGGGCCTGCACCGCAGCGTCGACCCGGTGGACGGCGAGGCGTACCTCTACAGCCAGTTCGAGACCGCGGACGCGCAGCGGGTCTACGCCGCGTTCGACCAGCCCGACCTGAAGAGCGTCTACACCTGGCACGCCACGGTCCCGGCGCACTGGCGCGTGGTGTCGAACATGCCGATCGACCGCGAGGAGCCGGCCGGCGAGGGCACGAAGACGGTGCACTTCCAGCGGTCCGCACGAATGAGTACGTACATCACCGCGCTCACCGCCGGCCCGTTCCACGAGGTCCAGTTCGAGCACGACGGCATCGGCATGGGTTACTTCTGCCGGGCCAGCATGGCGCGGTACTTCGACGTCGACGACCTGCACAGGGTCACGGTGCAGGGCTTCGACTTCTTCCACGAGAAGTTCGGCATCCGCTACCCGCTCCCGAAGTACGACCAGGTGTGGGTGCCGGAGTTCAACGCGGGCGCGATGGAGAACTTCGGCTGCGTCGTGCACGCCGAGGACCACTACATCTTCCGCTCGCAGGTCACCGACTTCGAGTACGAGCAGCGCGCCAACACGATCCTGCACGAGTTGGCCCACATGTGGTTCGGCGACCTGGTCACCATGCGCTGGTGGAACGACCTGTGGCTGAACGAGTCGTTCGCCGAGTGGGCCAGCCACTGGTGCAACGCGGAGGCCACCCGGTTCAGCGACGCGTGGACCACGTTCCTGTCCGTGCGGAAGAACTGGGGCTACCGCCAGGACCAGCTCTCCTCCACCCACCCGGTCTACTGCGAGATGCCGGACCTGGAGGCGGTCGAGGTCAACTTCGACGGCATCACGTACGCCAAGGGCGCCAGCGTCATCAAGCAGCTGGTGGCGTACGTCGGTCTGGATCCGTTCCTGGCCGGCCTGCGCTCCTACTTCGCGGCGCATGCCTGGGGCAACGCGACCTTCGACGACCTGCTCTCCGAGCTGGAGTCCTCGTCCGGCCGCGAGCTGCGCAAGTTCGCCGCGCAGTGGCTGGAGACCGCGCAGGTCAACACGCTGCGCCCGGAGGTCGGGATCGCCGCCGACGGCACCTACACCTCGGTCGCGGTGCTGCAGGAGGCGCCGGCCGACTACCCGACGCTGCGCACCCACCACATCGGCGTCGGCCTCTACGACGTCCGCGACGGCAAGCTGATCCGCCGGCAGATCGTCGAGGTCGACATCGCCGGCGAGCGCACCGAGCTGACCGAGCTGACCGGCCTGCCCGCCGCCGACGTGCTGCTGCTCAACGACGACGACCACAGCTACGCCAAGCTGCGGCTCGACGAGCGCTCGATGGACACGGTCGTGCACCACATCGGCGGGCTCGACTCGTCGCTGGCCCGCGCGCTGGTCTGGGCCGCCGCGTGGGACATGGTCCGCGACGCCGAGCTGTCCACCCGCGACTACATCGCGCTGGCCACCTCCGGCCTGCCGAACGAGCAGGACATCAACCTGATCACCGCGACGCTGCGGCAGGCCGCCACGGCCATCGCCAGCTACGCGGACCCGGGGTGGGCGCCGACCGGCTGGGCGCAGCTCGCCGGCACCGCGCGCGAGGCGCTGGCCGTCGCCGAGCCGGGCAGCGGCTTCCAGCTCGCCTGGGCCCGGGCGTACGCGTCCGCGTCCCGCTCCGCCGAGGACCTGGCCGTGCTGCGCGGCTGGCTGACCGGGCAGAACGTGCCGGCCGGCCTGACCATCGACACCGAGTTCCGCTGGTCGCTGCTGCAGACGCTGATCGCCAAGGGCGCGGCCGAGGCGGAGGAGATCGACGCCGAGCTCGCGAACGACCGCACCGCCGGCGGCGAGCGCGAGGCCGCGCTGGCCCGCGCGCTGCTGCCGACCGCGGAGAACAAGGCGCGCGTCTGGGCCGAGCTGACCTCGCCGCAGCCGTTGCCGAACTGGCGCAACCGCGCGCTGCTGCAGGGCTTCCAGCACCCGGCACAGGCCGAGTTGACCGCGCCCTACGCGGACCGCTTCTTCGCCGAGGCGGCCACCGTGTGGGCGAGCCGGGACAGCGAGTCGGCGCAGGACTTCGCGCTCTTCGCGTACCCGTCCTACCAGATCACCGAGGCCACGGTCGCGGCCACCGAGTCCTGGCTGGCCGGGACGGGGCAGCCGGCCGGCCTGCGCCGGCTGGTCGCGGAGGGCCGCGACGGCGTGGTCCGCGCGCTGGCCGCCCGCGCCAAGGATCGCGGCTGA
- a CDS encoding DUF1015 family protein, protein MTIVHPIDRAWITTGGTGAQNYDEFADDAEITAIIADNPRSALAVEMPHLAPETLGRSFAESLPAAAERLAQAKASGGYAPADQVIVLYRIADPDGGNAAYGMYCMVDTDQISTSPDEPGLVIRNEDVFIEKVRERVELATTLRNLLSPVLLLQTGTGDRLHEQLEYAVAHAGEPAATDVDPAGRVHAIWTVPAGPVRDELCALAGGGELVVADGNHRSLAAQTGGYPRFLAVITTPESLVIAPYNRLIKLSIGVTELGDRLRAAGLQPEPVAGGPSVPPAGGTIQLYVGGETYSVKLPSNGRADLVDAMDHALVERMLVNEVLGLDAGDKRIVYVGGDYPAEWLRAEVDAGRADLAVLIAPVTVNEFVAVNLARQKMPRKSTWFTPKARGGLVVAEI, encoded by the coding sequence ATGACGATCGTGCACCCGATCGACCGGGCCTGGATCACGACCGGTGGCACCGGCGCGCAGAACTATGACGAGTTCGCGGACGACGCCGAGATCACCGCAATCATCGCCGACAACCCGCGAAGCGCTCTCGCCGTCGAGATGCCGCACCTCGCGCCAGAGACGCTGGGCCGTTCCTTCGCCGAGTCACTGCCGGCCGCCGCCGAGCGGCTGGCCCAGGCGAAGGCGTCCGGCGGTTACGCCCCCGCCGACCAGGTGATCGTCCTCTACCGGATCGCGGATCCGGACGGCGGCAACGCCGCCTACGGCATGTACTGCATGGTCGACACCGACCAGATCTCCACCAGTCCGGACGAGCCGGGCCTGGTCATCCGCAACGAAGACGTGTTCATCGAGAAGGTCCGCGAACGGGTCGAGCTGGCCACCACGCTGCGGAACCTGCTCTCCCCGGTCCTGCTGCTGCAGACCGGCACCGGCGACCGGCTGCACGAGCAGCTGGAGTACGCGGTGGCGCACGCGGGCGAGCCCGCCGCGACCGACGTCGACCCGGCCGGCCGCGTGCACGCGATCTGGACCGTGCCGGCCGGCCCCGTGCGCGACGAGCTGTGCGCGCTGGCCGGCGGCGGCGAGCTGGTCGTCGCGGACGGCAACCACCGCAGCCTGGCCGCGCAGACCGGCGGCTACCCGCGCTTCCTCGCCGTGATCACCACGCCTGAGTCGCTGGTGATCGCGCCGTACAACCGGCTGATCAAGCTGTCGATCGGCGTCACCGAGTTGGGCGACCGGCTGCGCGCGGCCGGCCTGCAGCCCGAGCCGGTGGCCGGCGGCCCGTCCGTCCCGCCGGCCGGTGGGACCATCCAGCTGTACGTGGGCGGCGAGACCTACTCCGTGAAGCTGCCCTCGAACGGCCGCGCCGACCTGGTCGACGCCATGGACCACGCGCTCGTCGAGCGGATGTTGGTCAACGAGGTGCTCGGGCTGGACGCCGGCGACAAGCGCATCGTCTACGTCGGCGGCGACTACCCGGCCGAGTGGCTGCGCGCCGAGGTCGACGCGGGCCGCGCCGACCTGGCCGTGCTGATCGCGCCGGTGACCGTGAACGAGTTCGTCGCGGTCAACCTGGCCCGCCAGAAGATGCCCCGGAAGAGCACCTGGTTCACCCCGAAGGCGCGCGGCGGCCTGGTCGTCGCGGAGATCTGA
- a CDS encoding ribose-5-phosphate isomerase: MRVYLGADHAGYELKVHLVNYLSKQGYEVVDVGPHVFDPEDDYPAYCLHTAARVVADPGSLGIVIGGSGNGEQIAANKVKGTRVGLAWNLETARLTREHNDANLVGIGARQHTLDEASAIVEAFLTTPFSNSERHSRRIAQVAAYETSGHLPELPR, translated from the coding sequence ATGCGCGTTTACCTGGGAGCCGACCACGCCGGCTACGAGCTGAAGGTGCACCTCGTCAACTACCTGTCCAAGCAGGGGTACGAGGTGGTCGACGTCGGCCCGCACGTCTTCGATCCGGAGGACGACTACCCGGCCTACTGCCTGCACACGGCCGCCCGCGTGGTGGCCGACCCGGGCAGCCTCGGGATCGTCATCGGCGGGTCCGGCAACGGCGAGCAGATCGCCGCGAACAAGGTCAAGGGCACCCGGGTCGGCCTGGCCTGGAACCTCGAGACCGCCCGCCTGACCCGCGAGCACAACGACGCGAACCTGGTCGGCATCGGCGCCCGGCAGCACACCCTCGACGAGGCGAGCGCGATCGTCGAGGCGTTCCTGACCACGCCGTTCTCCAACAGCGAGCGGCACTCCCGGCGGATCGCACAGGTCGCGGCCTACGAGACGTCCGGCCACCTGCCCGAGCTTCCCCGCTAG
- a CDS encoding GNAT family N-acetyltransferase, with translation MSPILPDITVRPGTEADLDAIIPLIFAAFHDPPDPVREASERSICEPERSVVAVDGDRLVGHLGSFGRDLTVPGGIVPAAHVTQVAVAPTHRRRGGLTGMMRRHLTTATEPIAVLWASEARIYPRYGYGHAAPRITLHASAREVRLPFGGAGRLRVGAPATLRAETTAIYEAARPRRPGWSSRTSPWWEHRMTDAAWSRGDGTALRTVVHEGEHGPDGYAVWRIRDEHNPDNPRISATVRVKELVAETPAARLDLWRFLFGIDLISKVTFDHAAIDEPLLLLADDPGWLGTRWEHGLWLRVRDVPAALTARRYATPVDVVLELTDALLPANAGRWHLRGDIDGASCERTTAPAALALDVRDLGAAYLGGTPLAALAGAGLVEERVPGALAPTNAAFGWHRAPSAVETF, from the coding sequence ATGTCGCCCATCCTCCCCGATATCACCGTGCGCCCCGGCACCGAGGCCGACCTCGACGCGATCATTCCGCTGATCTTCGCGGCGTTCCACGACCCACCGGATCCGGTACGGGAGGCGTCCGAGCGGTCGATCTGCGAACCGGAACGGTCCGTGGTGGCGGTGGACGGCGACCGGCTCGTCGGGCACCTGGGCTCGTTCGGCCGGGACCTGACCGTGCCGGGCGGCATCGTGCCGGCCGCGCACGTGACGCAGGTGGCGGTCGCGCCGACCCATCGGCGGCGCGGCGGGCTGACCGGGATGATGCGCCGGCACCTGACGACGGCGACGGAGCCGATCGCGGTGCTGTGGGCCAGCGAGGCGCGGATCTATCCGCGGTACGGATACGGTCACGCCGCGCCGCGGATCACGCTGCACGCGTCCGCGCGTGAGGTCCGGTTGCCGTTCGGCGGCGCGGGCCGGCTGCGCGTCGGCGCGCCGGCGACGCTTCGCGCGGAGACGACCGCGATCTACGAGGCCGCGCGCCCGCGCCGGCCGGGCTGGTCGAGCCGCACGAGCCCGTGGTGGGAGCACCGGATGACCGACGCGGCATGGTCCCGCGGCGACGGCACCGCGCTGCGGACGGTCGTGCACGAGGGCGAGCACGGCCCGGATGGGTACGCGGTCTGGCGGATCCGGGACGAGCACAACCCCGACAATCCACGCATCTCAGCGACGGTACGGGTGAAGGAACTGGTCGCCGAGACCCCGGCCGCCCGGCTGGACCTGTGGCGCTTCCTCTTCGGGATCGACCTGATCTCCAAGGTCACCTTCGACCACGCGGCGATCGACGAGCCGCTGCTCCTACTGGCCGACGACCCGGGGTGGCTGGGCACCCGGTGGGAGCACGGGCTCTGGCTGCGCGTCCGGGACGTACCGGCCGCGCTGACCGCCCGCCGCTACGCCACGCCGGTCGACGTGGTGCTGGAGCTGACGGACGCGCTGTTGCCGGCGAACGCGGGCCGCTGGCACCTGCGCGGCGACATCGACGGCGCGAGTTGCGAGCGCACCACGGCACCGGCCGCGCTCGCGCTGGACGTGCGGGACCTCGGCGCGGCCTACCTCGGCGGTACGCCACTGGCCGCGCTCGCCGGAGCCGGCCTGGTCGAGGAGCGCGTCCCGGGCGCGCTGGCACCGACGAACGCCGCGTTCGGCTGGCACCGCGCCCCGAGCGCGGTCGAGACGTTCTGA